The Campylobacter sp. RM10537 genome has a segment encoding these proteins:
- the secD gene encoding protein translocase subunit SecD, with protein sequence MRNSKLSYRLIIFIVVFIFGVIFSLPSFLQSQKGAKINLGLDLQGGLYMLLGVDNEEAVKSKIKSIASSLNYSFNKENILNDGLSTHGDKLDFTLLDNADISKVNELLKEIKGLKIQNENMHYQISFTPEEVKNIENFALLQAVETIRNRLDQFGLAEPTVARQGEDKILVELAGIKTKEDELRAKERITKAAHLQLMEVDDSKMGEAATMSDAEAASYGLILVPDSRNPNLKYPLKSIPILDGSMLTDARVGFSDKSNYPVINFTLNSEGAKKFADYTGANIGKRLAIVLDNKVYSAPSINERIGGGSGQISGAFTQEEARDVAVALRSGALLAPVKLLEQRSIGPSLGADSIKMSMIALIGASIFIVVFMMIYYRIAGLFANIAMIVNILVVVAIMAMFGATLTLPGMAGLVLTVGMAVDANVIINERIRELLRDGVKIKTSIEQGYKNAMSAIVDSNITSLVTSVVLYIYGTGSVKGFAVTLGIGIVVSMITAILGTHGMFDLFMHRIEKSNDTKFWFGYRRR encoded by the coding sequence ATGCGTAATTCTAAATTAAGCTATAGACTAATTATTTTTATAGTGGTTTTTATTTTTGGAGTGATTTTTTCACTTCCTTCTTTCTTGCAATCTCAAAAAGGTGCTAAAATCAATCTAGGTCTTGATTTACAAGGCGGACTTTATATGCTTTTAGGGGTGGATAATGAAGAAGCAGTAAAATCTAAAATCAAATCTATCGCCTCTTCTTTAAATTATTCTTTTAATAAAGAGAATATTTTAAATGATGGATTAAGTACTCATGGAGATAAATTAGATTTTACCTTGCTTGATAATGCGGATATATCTAAAGTGAATGAATTGCTCAAAGAAATCAAGGGCTTAAAAATTCAAAATGAAAATATGCATTATCAAATTTCTTTCACTCCTGAAGAAGTTAAAAATATTGAAAATTTTGCACTTTTACAAGCTGTTGAAACTATTAGAAATCGTTTGGATCAATTTGGACTTGCTGAGCCTACAGTTGCTAGACAAGGTGAAGATAAGATTTTAGTTGAGCTTGCTGGAATTAAAACCAAGGAAGATGAGCTAAGAGCTAAAGAGCGTATTACCAAAGCAGCACATTTGCAACTTATGGAAGTGGATGATTCTAAAATGGGAGAAGCTGCAACTATGAGTGATGCAGAAGCAGCTAGTTATGGACTTATTTTAGTGCCAGATTCTAGAAATCCAAATTTAAAATATCCATTAAAAAGTATTCCTATTTTGGATGGATCAATGCTAACAGATGCTAGAGTTGGTTTTAGTGATAAAAGTAATTATCCAGTGATTAATTTTACTTTAAATTCTGAAGGTGCTAAAAAATTTGCTGATTATACAGGAGCTAACATCGGTAAACGCTTAGCTATTGTACTTGATAATAAAGTTTATTCTGCTCCATCTATTAATGAAAGAATAGGTGGTGGAAGTGGACAAATTAGCGGTGCTTTTACTCAAGAGGAGGCACGTGATGTAGCCGTAGCTTTAAGAAGTGGAGCTTTATTAGCACCCGTTAAGCTTTTGGAGCAAAGAAGTATAGGTCCTTCTTTGGGTGCAGATAGTATAAAAATGAGCATGATAGCTTTGATAGGTGCTTCTATTTTTATTGTAGTTTTTATGATGATTTATTATCGTATAGCTGGACTTTTTGCTAATATTGCCATGATAGTAAATATTTTAGTTGTTGTTGCTATTATGGCAATGTTTGGAGCCACTTTAACCTTACCAGGTATGGCCGGACTTGTTCTAACTGTAGGTATGGCTGTAGATGCCAATGTTATTATTAATGAGCGTATTCGAGAGCTTTTAAGAGATGGAGTAAAAATAAAAACAAGTATAGAGCAAGGTTATAAAAATGCTATGAGTGCGATTGTGGATTCAAATATTACTTCTTTAGTCACCTCGGTTGTGCTTTATATTTATGGAACAG
- a CDS encoding ATP-dependent helicase, producing the protein MNLFKGLNPSQIEAASHIDGAMLILAGAGSGKTKTITTRLAHLIKEVGIPASNTLTLTFTNKAASVMRTRALALINSYSNPLLCTFHKFGLMFLRMHIEKLNRKNDFIVIDSDDAKKILKEIADDSKENISTILHFISTCKNIAKNSNEILKDLETIENSDKTYAKYYQKYQDYLLKYNFVDFDDLLLLPYQILENDLEFAKTQSNIYQYITVDEYQDTNTLQYKILKKLCTSHENICVVGDDDQSIYGWRGAKIENILNFQNQFDNVKLVKLEQNYRSVGSILNAANILIEHNKKRLGKTLVCTKDHGEEINIFYSDDEKKESDIICKKIKELLNNNTPSNEIAVLFRVNALSRAIEEAFMREKIAYKLLSGMRFYERLEIKDLIAYLRFLANTEDDFSLKRIINRPKRGIGESSIKKFEEYAKKEKISLFEALCNPNLISSKKTNREIQKFINIIHELLECQNLKQLIEQFEEKIKLKDFYKEQIDAEDRVANISEFYANLNDKIKQDENLKLNDFLNEISLLSDQDGLDSDCIYIMSVHASKGLEFDHVFIIGLEEGFFPVDNSDIEEERRLAYVAITRAKKQLHLSVSSSRFYRGSRTKLFPSRFLEESRLSKSKSSYFTSQKNTSNYKKGDLVKHKIFGIGRITSVIKNGKEERLKINFGGIERTILSSFVEGVI; encoded by the coding sequence ATGAATTTATTTAAAGGTTTAAATCCTAGTCAAATAGAAGCAGCTTCTCATATTGATGGTGCTATGCTTATTTTAGCAGGTGCTGGTAGTGGCAAAACAAAAACTATCACAACTCGCCTAGCCCATCTTATCAAAGAAGTTGGAATTCCAGCTTCAAATACTTTAACTCTAACCTTTACCAATAAAGCAGCAAGCGTAATGAGAACAAGAGCCTTAGCTCTGATCAATAGTTATTCTAATCCACTTTTGTGCACTTTTCATAAATTTGGGTTAATGTTTTTAAGAATGCATATTGAAAAACTTAATCGAAAAAATGATTTTATTGTCATAGATAGCGACGATGCAAAAAAAATCTTAAAAGAAATAGCTGATGATTCCAAAGAAAATATCTCTACTATTTTACATTTTATCTCTACTTGTAAAAATATTGCCAAAAACTCTAATGAAATTTTAAAAGATTTAGAAACTATAGAAAATTCAGATAAAACTTATGCAAAATATTATCAAAAATATCAAGATTATCTTTTGAAGTATAATTTTGTTGATTTTGACGACTTGTTGCTTTTACCTTATCAAATTTTAGAGAATGATCTAGAATTTGCCAAAACTCAAAGTAATATTTATCAATATATAACCGTTGATGAATATCAAGATACTAATACTTTGCAGTATAAAATTTTAAAAAAACTTTGCACCTCTCATGAAAATATCTGCGTTGTAGGAGATGATGATCAAAGTATTTATGGCTGGAGAGGTGCTAAAATAGAAAATATTTTAAATTTTCAAAACCAATTTGATAATGTTAAGCTTGTAAAATTAGAACAAAATTATCGTTCTGTAGGATCAATTTTAAATGCTGCAAATATTTTAATTGAGCATAATAAAAAAAGACTAGGTAAAACTTTAGTTTGCACTAAAGATCATGGAGAAGAAATAAACATTTTCTATAGCGATGATGAAAAAAAAGAAAGTGATATTATCTGTAAAAAAATCAAAGAACTACTTAACAATAATACCCCCTCAAATGAAATCGCTGTATTATTTCGAGTCAATGCACTCTCTAGAGCCATCGAAGAAGCTTTTATGCGTGAAAAAATTGCCTATAAACTACTTAGCGGCATGCGTTTTTATGAAAGATTGGAAATTAAAGATTTAATTGCCTATCTTCGTTTTCTTGCTAATACCGAAGATGATTTTTCATTAAAACGCATTATTAATCGCCCAAAAAGAGGTATCGGAGAAAGCAGTATAAAAAAATTTGAAGAATATGCTAAAAAAGAAAAAATTTCTCTTTTTGAAGCATTATGTAATCCTAATCTTATCAGTTCAAAAAAAACAAATCGTGAGATACAAAAATTTATTAATATTATCCATGAATTATTAGAATGTCAAAATTTAAAACAACTTATTGAGCAATTTGAAGAAAAAATTAAATTAAAAGATTTTTACAAAGAACAAATTGATGCAGAAGATAGAGTTGCTAATATCAGCGAATTTTATGCCAATCTTAATGATAAAATTAAACAAGATGAAAATCTCAAATTAAATGATTTTTTAAATGAAATTTCGCTTTTAAGTGATCAAGATGGCCTAGATAGTGATTGCATTTATATCATGAGCGTTCATGCAAGTAAGGGCTTAGAATTTGATCACGTCTTTATTATAGGTCTTGAAGAAGGATTTTTTCCAGTAGATAATTCAGATATAGAAGAAGAAAGACGCCTTGCTTATGTTGCAATAACAAGAGCAAAAAAACAACTTCATTTAAGTGTCTCTAGCTCAAGATTTTATCGTGGATCAAGAACCAAACTTTTTCCTAGTAGATTTTTGGAAGAAAGTAGACTTAGCAAAAGCAAATCTTCTTATTTTACCTCTCAAAAAAACACATCAAATTATAAAAAAGGTGATTTGGTAAAACATAAAATTTTTGGAATAGGAAGAATTACAAGTGTTATTAAAAATGGTAAAGAAGAAAGATTAAAAATCAATTTTGGTGGTATAGAGCGTACAATTTTATCAAGTTTTGTAGAAGGTGTAATATGA
- a CDS encoding apolipoprotein N-acyltransferase encodes MKLKLIFLPYFSFIPKKLNTNSTIFKIIKVFFVAILLSNPIYLSFFENIFTQTISPFLAIWGLILLLKHKKAKEYFWIGFFTGILWFWWIGLSSIYFNLSYLMPIIIFFVGLFYGLLFRICYWFKFDFLRLCGIFCLSFIHPFGFDWLNWGIFTVYGFFDTNYRGIICIFLIAYFIYEGYISRYYKIAIVLILFFIGLQYDEKQAQKLDISYKLINTNISQDQKFLSKNIESNVDFLLKEIIKAIKENKKLVILPETAFPFDLKNTSYENLLKNLSYQITIITGAFNKEDDHIYNSTYIFKEGNVYILNKHYLVPFGEEIPIFKNLVQKYFLPNTQEFSKGPIQSKYKLDHKIITNAICYEVTKEKNYQNSQIIIAISNNAWFNYSSEYKLQQLLIKFYASKYGVSVYHAVNGKENAIITPKKMLSKSWMELFKKIYKS; translated from the coding sequence ATGAAGTTAAAATTGATTTTTCTTCCATATTTTTCCTTTATTCCAAAAAAATTAAATACTAATTCTACCATTTTTAAAATAATAAAAGTCTTTTTTGTTGCAATTTTACTTTCAAATCCAATTTATTTATCCTTTTTTGAAAATATTTTTACTCAAACTATTAGTCCATTTTTGGCAATTTGGGGCTTAATATTACTTTTAAAACATAAAAAAGCCAAAGAATACTTTTGGATTGGTTTTTTCACAGGAATACTTTGGTTTTGGTGGATAGGGCTTTCATCTATTTATTTTAATCTTAGCTATTTGATGCCAATTATCATCTTTTTTGTAGGATTATTTTATGGCTTACTTTTTAGAATTTGTTATTGGTTTAAATTTGATTTTTTAAGACTTTGTGGAATTTTTTGCCTTAGCTTTATCCATCCTTTTGGGTTTGATTGGCTAAATTGGGGAATATTTACTGTTTATGGTTTTTTTGATACAAATTATAGAGGTATTATTTGTATTTTTTTAATTGCTTATTTTATCTATGAAGGTTATATTTCAAGATATTATAAAATAGCCATAGTTTTGATTTTATTTTTTATAGGACTACAATACGATGAAAAACAGGCTCAAAAACTAGACATATCTTACAAGCTAATCAATACAAATATATCTCAAGATCAAAAATTCTTATCAAAAAATATAGAATCTAATGTGGATTTTCTTTTAAAAGAAATCATTAAAGCGATTAAGGAAAATAAAAAATTAGTTATTTTACCTGAAACAGCTTTTCCTTTTGATTTAAAAAACACTTCTTATGAAAATTTACTCAAAAATTTATCTTATCAAATTACGATCATAACTGGAGCTTTTAACAAAGAAGATGATCATATTTACAATAGCACCTATATTTTTAAAGAAGGAAATGTTTATATACTTAATAAACACTATTTAGTTCCTTTTGGAGAAGAAATTCCAATATTTAAAAATCTGGTTCAAAAATACTTTTTACCGAATACTCAAGAATTTTCCAAAGGTCCTATTCAAAGCAAGTATAAGCTTGATCATAAAATTATTACCAATGCAATTTGTTATGAAGTCACTAAAGAAAAAAACTATCAAAATTCTCAAATTATTATCGCTATAAGCAATAATGCTTGGTTTAATTACTCAAGCGAATACAAACTTCAACAATTATTGATTAAATTTTATGCAAGTAAATATGGAGTAAGTGTTTATCATGCCGTTAATGGCAAAGAAAATGCAATAATAACTCCTAAAAAAATGTTAAGCAAGAGTTGGATGGAATTATTCAAAAAAATATACAAATCTTAA
- the metK gene encoding methionine adenosyltransferase, whose product MYLFTSEVVSAGHPDKCADIIADTIVDILLKNDKNSRVASEVFVAGNKIVIGGEVKSNHKLNKSDYDNLVRDVLRNIGYDGAGHFSKEQCLHPDEIDVMVFLNEQSPDINQGVDQEDGETGAGDQGIMFGFASCEADEYMPAAISYARMLCDKVYAYAKAHPHELGVDIKTQVTIDYGTKENFENCMPQSIHTIVVSAPCVESMKIEDLRSLVMKLILDTNLPKELFNPEKTRILINPTGKYVNHSSLHDSGLTGRKLIVDSFGGYSPIGGGAQSSKDYTKVDRSGLYAGRWLAKNIVAAKLAKKCIVQLSYAIGVARPTSVSVDCMGTNTSVSDEVLSDFVMENFSLTPNWIRDKFGLDKPSKETFLYADVAARGQVGQKDYPWEKLDALEQFKSLKK is encoded by the coding sequence ATGTATCTATTCACTTCAGAAGTCGTAAGCGCTGGTCATCCTGATAAATGCGCTGATATAATCGCTGATACAATAGTGGATATACTCTTGAAAAATGACAAAAATTCAAGGGTGGCGAGTGAGGTTTTTGTCGCAGGAAATAAGATTGTGATTGGAGGAGAAGTAAAATCAAATCACAAACTCAATAAATCTGATTACGATAATTTAGTTAGAGATGTTTTAAGAAATATTGGTTATGATGGAGCAGGGCATTTTAGCAAAGAACAATGCTTGCATCCTGATGAAATTGATGTTATGGTATTTTTAAATGAACAAAGTCCTGATATCAATCAAGGTGTTGATCAAGAAGATGGAGAAACGGGAGCTGGAGATCAAGGTATAATGTTTGGTTTTGCAAGTTGTGAAGCTGATGAATATATGCCTGCAGCTATTTCTTATGCAAGAATGCTTTGTGATAAGGTTTATGCTTATGCAAAAGCTCATCCACATGAACTTGGAGTAGATATTAAAACTCAAGTGACCATTGATTATGGTACAAAAGAGAATTTTGAAAATTGTATGCCACAAAGCATTCATACTATAGTTGTTTCAGCTCCTTGCGTGGAAAGCATGAAGATTGAAGATTTAAGATCTTTAGTAATGAAACTTATTTTAGATACGAATTTACCAAAAGAACTTTTTAATCCAGAAAAAACTAGAATTCTAATCAATCCTACTGGAAAATATGTTAATCACTCTTCATTACATGATAGTGGTTTAACTGGAAGAAAGCTTATTGTGGATAGTTTTGGCGGATATTCTCCAATCGGTGGAGGTGCGCAATCAAGCAAAGATTATACTAAGGTTGATCGTAGCGGACTTTATGCAGGAAGGTGGCTTGCTAAAAATATTGTAGCAGCTAAACTTGCGAAAAAATGTATTGTTCAATTAAGTTATGCCATAGGTGTTGCAAGACCAACTTCCGTAAGCGTGGATTGCATGGGAACCAATACTAGTGTGAGTGATGAGGTTTTGAGTGATTTTGTAATGGAAAATTTCTCTTTAACACCTAATTGGATACGTGATAAATTTGGACTTGATAAGCCAAGTAAAGAAACTTTTTTATATGCTGATGTTGCAGCTAGAGGACAAGTTGGTCAGAAAGATTATCCTTGGGAAAAGCTAGATGCATTAGAGCAATTTAAAAGCCTAAAAAAATAA
- the yajC gene encoding preprotein translocase subunit YajC, translating into MEEKSILTSLLPLVVLFAIFYFLVIRPQQKQAKTHKDMLNSLQKGDKIITTGGLICEVVKPEEDFIKVKLNEDNVTAKISREFVAKKIDA; encoded by the coding sequence ATGGAAGAAAAATCAATTTTAACTTCATTGTTACCTCTTGTTGTTTTATTTGCTATTTTTTATTTTTTGGTAATAAGACCGCAACAAAAACAAGCAAAAACACATAAAGATATGCTTAATTCTTTGCAAAAAGGCGATAAAATTATTACCACTGGTGGACTTATTTGTGAAGTTGTAAAACCAGAAGAGGATTTTATCAAAGTTAAGCTTAATGAAGACAATGTTACTGCGAAAATTTCGCGAGAATTTGTAGCAAAGAAAATTGATGCGTAA
- a CDS encoding DUF2972 domain-containing protein, translating into MHNPNSAVERIKNHLAYKLGQTMIEYDKNGGGGYLSLFKKLYNIKKQHKKEKQIYQETIKVFPTLKYPELKQCPDYNEALKCYFHLSYMLGEVLIKADQDKFIGGYFNLNKYIKKAKKEFKLFQDIFKEFDQINSNIIKAIANNKQLFLKEFPKIKNLLNIHKDYTPIIDNIFHNFDYVTKNFNLIEEWLLSNDFNEKYKKENHPYPSLLDPKKLNDEKEEINYKSIPAELAWEMNLPLPDNYKFVFLLIHGAGTSAMTYYLKLCNINMNRHYGDPIYQYIDSYKILLSDSYNIIILAGRDYGMKKEIFKFYSLLQKEVPAICVVRDPISTLKHIINHFGIFDPKQIKNDIKIFENFDELFNVKVSYWHVDQKGNIDLERCLKDFSQEYDNYNILNDRIQIKNLTNIFYISMDDIKTENAFFTLKKMSKIFNFQEPQDLYAILNFTNSGNDYSDYYFFPKKFYLTKDQNRIFFYLEKENDKNDDFVNCIKYFTDIKMFYDKKISVYLKNTDFLKLKDNLIEWDKICQYFKFFLLNWKIFI; encoded by the coding sequence ATGCATAACCCCAACTCAGCTGTAGAAAGAATTAAAAATCATTTAGCTTATAAATTAGGTCAAACTATGATTGAATATGATAAAAATGGCGGGGGGGGGTATTTAAGCTTATTTAAAAAACTTTATAACATTAAAAAACAACACAAAAAAGAAAAACAAATCTATCAAGAAACCATCAAAGTCTTTCCTACTCTTAAATATCCTGAATTAAAACAATGTCCTGACTATAATGAAGCTTTAAAATGCTATTTTCATTTATCTTACATGCTAGGCGAAGTATTAATAAAAGCAGATCAAGATAAATTTATAGGTGGTTATTTTAATTTAAATAAATATATTAAAAAAGCTAAAAAAGAATTTAAATTATTTCAAGATATTTTTAAAGAATTTGATCAAATTAATTCTAATATTATTAAAGCTATAGCAAATAACAAACAATTATTCTTAAAAGAATTTCCTAAAATAAAAAACCTATTAAATATTCATAAAGATTATACTCCTATTATAGATAATATCTTTCATAACTTTGATTATGTTACAAAGAATTTTAACCTTATAGAAGAATGGTTATTATCTAATGATTTTAATGAAAAATATAAAAAAGAAAACCATCCTTACCCATCTTTACTTGATCCTAAAAAACTTAATGATGAAAAAGAAGAAATAAACTATAAAAGCATACCTGCTGAACTTGCATGGGAAATGAATTTACCTTTACCGGATAATTATAAGTTTGTGTTTTTACTAATTCATGGAGCTGGAACTTCAGCTATGACTTATTATTTAAAATTATGCAATATAAATATGAATAGACACTATGGAGATCCTATTTATCAATATATAGATTCATATAAAATACTTTTAAGTGATTCTTATAATATTATCATATTAGCTGGCAGAGATTATGGCATGAAAAAAGAAATTTTTAAATTTTATTCTTTATTGCAAAAAGAAGTACCAGCTATTTGTGTAGTTAGAGATCCTATATCAACTTTAAAACATATAATCAATCATTTTGGAATTTTTGATCCAAAACAAATAAAAAATGATATAAAAATTTTTGAAAATTTTGATGAATTGTTTAATGTTAAGGTTTCTTATTGGCATGTTGATCAAAAAGGAAACATTGATTTGGAAAGATGTTTAAAAGATTTTTCTCAAGAGTATGATAATTATAATATTTTAAATGATAGAATTCAAATTAAAAATTTAACCAATATATTTTATATTTCTATGGATGATATTAAAACCGAAAATGCATTTTTTACTTTAAAAAAAATGTCAAAAATATTTAATTTTCAGGAGCCACAAGATTTATATGCTATTTTAAATTTTACAAATTCTGGTAATGATTATTCAGATTATTATTTTTTTCCAAAAAAATTTTATTTAACGAAAGATCAAAATCGAATATTTTTTTATTTAGAAAAAGAAAATGATAAAAATGACGATTTTGTAAATTGTATAAAATATTTTACAGATATAAAAATGTTTTATGATAAAAAAATTAGCGTATATTTAAAAAATACAGACTTTTTGAAGTTAAAAGATAATTTAATAGAATGGGATAAAATATGCCAATATTTTAAATTTTTTTTATTAAATTGGAAGATTTTTATATAA
- a CDS encoding M3 family oligoendopeptidase, with the protein MTQWDLSILFQNDKELENYTSCCINETELFKKKYENKLESLTPAQFLNTLKEYENLNLKLNKIMTYAYLCFAKDTSKGSFYAQYEQECQKAEENLLFFELEFCMINENKAKEFITFCEDYHFYLTNLIKNKRYNLSQKEERVMLYMSNTGANAFSRLFDESMSSLKISFEDQKLSEEEILSKLYDHDRKIRKKAAKKFTKALNKNINLLTFILNMIKTELKNICILRGYEDAETPRHLKNQISKKSVDSLIKITQKNFLLVERFYKKKKQILGFDTLKDYDRYAPIGKEVNFSFEESKKIVLEAFYDFSPIFGDIAKEAFEQGWIDVYPKDRKQGGAFSHSATPDSHPFILLNYTNKRRDLFTLAHELGHTIHQKLSYNVSFLNQDTPLTTAETASVFAEMLVFDYIKNKLKKEELIALYAAKIEDIFATLYRQINFTCFERRIHSYKHELNSEEISKIWMEESQKMFKESVDLTKNYALWWSYIPHFIHTPFYCYAYAYAQLLVLAFYGLYKRKEKKNFKELYIKMLSLGGSVSPKELVSMFGLDIENENFWEIGIMEIKQIIDEFMEL; encoded by the coding sequence ATGACTCAATGGGATCTTAGCATACTTTTTCAAAATGACAAAGAATTAGAAAATTACACATCTTGTTGTATTAATGAAACAGAGTTGTTTAAAAAAAAATATGAAAATAAACTAGAATCTCTTACTCCAGCACAATTTTTAAACACTCTTAAAGAATATGAAAATTTAAATTTAAAACTTAATAAAATAATGACTTATGCTTATTTATGCTTTGCAAAAGATACTTCCAAAGGCTCTTTTTATGCTCAATATGAACAAGAATGTCAAAAAGCTGAAGAAAATTTATTATTTTTTGAACTTGAATTTTGCATGATAAATGAAAATAAAGCTAAAGAATTTATAACATTTTGCGAGGATTATCATTTTTATCTTACAAATTTAATCAAAAATAAAAGATATAATTTAAGCCAAAAAGAAGAACGTGTAATGCTTTATATGTCTAATACCGGAGCAAATGCTTTTAGCCGTCTTTTTGATGAGAGTATGAGTTCTTTAAAAATATCTTTTGAAGATCAAAAATTAAGCGAAGAAGAAATTTTAAGCAAATTATATGATCATGATAGAAAAATTAGAAAAAAGGCAGCAAAAAAATTTACCAAAGCTTTAAATAAAAATATAAATTTACTTACCTTTATTCTTAATATGATAAAAACAGAACTTAAAAATATTTGCATTTTACGTGGCTATGAAGACGCAGAAACTCCAAGACATTTAAAAAATCAAATTTCTAAAAAAAGCGTTGATTCTCTTATAAAAATAACTCAAAAAAATTTCTTACTTGTAGAGCGTTTTTATAAAAAGAAAAAACAAATTTTAGGATTTGATACATTAAAAGACTATGATCGTTATGCTCCAATTGGAAAAGAAGTGAATTTTAGTTTTGAAGAAAGCAAAAAAATTGTCCTAGAGGCTTTTTATGATTTTTCACCTATTTTTGGAGATATTGCAAAAGAAGCCTTTGAACAAGGATGGATCGATGTTTACCCTAAAGATAGAAAACAAGGAGGAGCTTTCTCTCATTCTGCTACACCAGATTCTCATCCTTTTATTTTGCTTAATTACACTAATAAAAGAAGAGACCTTTTTACTCTAGCACATGAGCTAGGACACACTATCCATCAAAAATTATCTTATAATGTATCTTTTTTAAATCAAGATACACCGCTAACAACAGCTGAAACAGCTTCAGTTTTTGCAGAAATGCTAGTTTTTGATTATATTAAAAATAAATTAAAAAAAGAAGAGCTCATTGCTCTTTATGCTGCAAAAATTGAAGATATTTTTGCCACACTTTATAGACAAATTAATTTTACTTGTTTTGAAAGACGTATTCATAGCTATAAACATGAATTAAATAGTGAAGAAATTTCTAAAATTTGGATGGAAGAATCTCAAAAAATGTTTAAAGAAAGTGTAGATTTAACAAAAAATTATGCACTTTGGTGGAGCTATATCCCACATTTTATCCATACCCCATTTTACTGCTATGCTTATGCCTATGCACAACTTTTAGTGCTAGCATTTTATGGACTTTACAAAAGAAAGGAAAAGAAAAATTTTAAAGAACTTTATATAAAAATGCTTTCTTTAGGAGGAAGTGTTAGTCCAAAAGAACTTGTTTCAATGTTTGGCCTTGATATAGAAAATGAAAATTTTTGGGAAATTGGCATCATGGAAATCAAACAAATTATTGATGAATTTATGGAGTTATAA
- a CDS encoding DUF2972 domain-containing protein has product MKQNRDIAFAFKNKFDKDYVHIKQHRPDIVASWKYYQEFEKMCEELDG; this is encoded by the coding sequence ATGAAGCAAAATAGAGATATAGCTTTTGCTTTTAAAAATAAATTCGATAAAGATTATGTTCATATCAAACAACACCGTCCCGATATAGTAGCTTCTTGGAAATACTACCAAGAATTTGAAAAAATGTGTGAAGAGTTGGATGGTTAA
- a CDS encoding aspartate carbamoyltransferase catalytic subunit, whose translation MKHLITTRDFSNNEIIKLFKEAKEFLDEKPRDFLKEKSITTIFFENSTRTLSSFESAARRLGARVLRLDVSRSSSSKGETLYDTAANLDAMHPHAIIIRHANSGAPYILSSCVHCPVINGGDGKHAHPTQALLDLFTIYEHFQGDIENKKILIVGDIKNSRVASSNIELLSRFGVKITLVAPPHFMPNSSLPKSYHLNEGLIEEADIIMSLRTQVERHEKIVYASLKDYANDFCINSKLIKNKKLILLHPGPVNRNIDISDEVMRDQKTLILKQVKNGVAIRMAVLKKLILEN comes from the coding sequence ATGAAACATCTTATTACAACAAGAGATTTTAGCAATAATGAGATTATAAAGCTTTTTAAGGAAGCTAAAGAGTTTTTAGATGAAAAACCTAGAGATTTTCTTAAAGAAAAAAGCATTACGACTATTTTTTTTGAAAACTCAACTCGAACTCTTTCATCTTTTGAGAGCGCAGCTCGAAGACTAGGAGCAAGAGTTTTACGCTTAGACGTTTCAAGATCAAGCTCGAGCAAAGGTGAAACGCTTTATGATACTGCTGCAAATTTAGATGCAATGCATCCTCATGCTATCATTATAAGACATGCGAATTCTGGGGCGCCCTATATCTTATCTTCATGTGTTCATTGCCCAGTTATCAATGGTGGAGATGGAAAGCATGCACATCCTACACAAGCCTTGCTTGATTTATTTACCATTTATGAACATTTTCAAGGAGACATTGAAAATAAAAAAATTCTAATAGTTGGAGATATAAAAAATTCTCGCGTTGCTTCTTCTAATATTGAACTTCTAAGTCGTTTTGGTGTAAAAATTACTTTAGTTGCTCCACCCCATTTTATGCCCAATTCATCCTTGCCTAAATCTTATCATTTAAATGAAGGATTAATTGAAGAGGCCGATATTATAATGAGTTTAAGAACTCAAGTTGAAAGACATGAAAAGATAGTTTATGCATCACTAAAAGATTATGCTAATGATTTTTGTATTAATTCCAAACTTATAAAAAATAAGAAACTTATTTTACTTCATCCTGGCCCTGTTAATAGAAATATTGATATCAGCGATGAAGTTATGAGGGATCAAAAAACTTTAATTTTAAAACAAGTAAAAAATGGTGTTGCGATTAGAATGGCTGTTTTAAAAAAATTAATTTTAGAAAACTAA